The following are from one region of the Schistocerca cancellata isolate TAMUIC-IGC-003103 chromosome 11, iqSchCanc2.1, whole genome shotgun sequence genome:
- the LOC126108146 gene encoding uncharacterized protein LOC126108146: MRATFTGRAAFARSAAFARSVAFARSAAFAWSAEFARSATFARTAAFARSAAFAQSSAFARSAAFARSAAFARTAAFARSAAFARRATFTGSAAFARSAAFARSVAFARSAAFAWNAAFSRSAAFATSAAFAWSAAFARSAAFARSAPFRTECCLCTECCLRKECCLCTVYCLRKECSFRTVCSLR, encoded by the coding sequence atgagggctacCTTCAcagggagagctgccttcgcaaggagtgctgccttcgcaaggagtgttgccttcgcaaggagtgctgcctttgcatggagtgctgagttcgcaaggagtgctaccttcgcaaggactgctgccttcgctaggagtgctgcttttgcacagagttctgccttcgcaaggagtgctgccttcgcccggagtgctgccttcgcaaggactgctgccttcgcaaggagtgctgccttcgcaaggagggctaccttcacagggagtgctgccttcgcaaggagtgctgccttcgcaaggagtgttgccttcgcaaggagtgctgcctttgcatggaatgctgccttctcaaggagtgctgccttcgcaacgagtgctgccttcgcatggagtgctgccttcgcaaggagtgctgccttcgcaaggagtgcgccctttcgcacggagtgctgcctttgcacagagtgctgccttcgcaaggagtgctgcctttgcacagtgtactgccttcgcaaggagtgcagctttcgcacggtgtgcagccttcgctag